In a single window of the Myxococcaceae bacterium JPH2 genome:
- a CDS encoding phospholipase, translated as MKRSASWCVSGFLAAALVVLASGCHEEDSFVVNTAFGSSRLSARPAAPNALSTEKGVIWLTDTGTSGLVYVPESYQAGTPAPLVLLLHGAGELPESMLKRFRASADTAGALLLIPKSQEESWDMLIGKYGPDRDFIDDKLKQVFSRFSVDPARVGIGGFSDGATYALSLGLSNGDVFQHIAAFSAGFVAPSELVGKPRVYMSHGTRDPVLSFDTSGKYIEYQLTNEKYSVEFHAFDGKHELPADIAAEGFTFLVSDS; from the coding sequence ATGAAGCGATCTGCGTCGTGGTGCGTGAGCGGCTTCTTGGCGGCGGCCCTGGTCGTGCTGGCGTCGGGCTGTCACGAAGAGGACAGCTTCGTGGTGAACACGGCGTTCGGGTCTTCGCGCCTGAGCGCCCGGCCCGCCGCGCCGAATGCCTTGAGCACGGAGAAGGGCGTCATCTGGCTCACCGACACGGGGACGAGCGGCCTCGTGTATGTCCCGGAGTCCTATCAGGCCGGGACGCCCGCGCCGCTGGTGCTCCTGCTGCACGGCGCGGGCGAGCTGCCCGAGAGCATGCTCAAGCGCTTCCGAGCCTCCGCCGATACGGCGGGAGCGCTGCTCCTGATTCCGAAGTCCCAGGAGGAATCCTGGGACATGCTCATCGGGAAGTACGGTCCGGACCGCGACTTCATCGATGACAAGTTGAAGCAGGTGTTCAGCCGGTTCTCGGTGGACCCGGCCCGAGTGGGCATCGGCGGGTTCTCGGACGGGGCCACCTATGCGTTGTCGCTGGGCCTGTCGAACGGGGATGTGTTCCAGCACATCGCGGCGTTCTCAGCGGGCTTCGTGGCGCCGTCGGAGCTGGTGGGCAAGCCGCGCGTGTACATGTCCCACGGAACGCGAGACCCTGTGCTGTCGTTCGACACCAGCGGCAAGTACATCGAGTACCAGCTCACGAATGAGAAGTACTCGGTCGAGTTCCACGCCTTCGACGGCAAGCACGAGCTGCCCGCCGACATCGCCGCCGAAGGCTTCACCTTCCTCGTCAGCGACTCCTGA
- the dbpA gene encoding ATP-dependent RNA helicase DbpA, which translates to MEFAALALAPPLLQVLQELEFQTATPIQAQSIPVLLAGKDLVGQARTGSGKTAAFALPLLQKVDLSRRHIQALVLCPTRELCAQVAGELRRLGRRLPGLQVLALAGGQPIRPQVNALEKGAHVAVGTPGRVLDLLQREALDTRNLVTVVLDEADRMLDMGFREDMERILAETPRTRQTVLFSATFPDTIEQMSRAFQRSPTRVTVESTDSAPTIQQVAYPCTPEEKSALLLRILQHHQPGSAIVFCNLKVTVAEVARGLSRAGVSADGLQGDLEQEERDRVMAKFRNHSTRILVATDVAGRGIDVEALDAVINFDVPAQPEPYVHRIGRTGRAGRTGLAVSLVTAQDARKVETIESATGVRLERASTEALPPVSATGAAGLGSPWDTLCILAGRKDKMRPGDILGALTGEAGGLNASDVGKIEIQDRVAYVAVARSVSRLAFQCLSEGRIKGRRQRIERVR; encoded by the coding sequence ATGGAATTCGCTGCCCTCGCCCTTGCTCCCCCTTTGCTTCAGGTCCTCCAGGAGCTGGAGTTCCAGACCGCCACGCCCATCCAGGCGCAGAGCATCCCCGTGCTGCTCGCGGGGAAGGACCTCGTGGGGCAGGCCCGCACGGGCAGCGGGAAGACGGCGGCCTTCGCGCTGCCGCTGCTCCAGAAGGTGGACCTGTCGCGGCGTCACATCCAGGCGCTCGTGCTGTGCCCCACGCGTGAGCTCTGCGCGCAGGTGGCGGGCGAGCTGCGCCGGCTGGGGCGCAGGCTGCCGGGCCTCCAGGTGCTGGCGCTGGCGGGCGGTCAGCCCATTCGCCCGCAGGTGAACGCGCTGGAGAAGGGCGCGCACGTGGCGGTGGGGACGCCGGGGCGCGTGTTGGACCTGCTTCAGCGCGAGGCGCTCGACACGCGGAACCTGGTCACGGTGGTGCTCGACGAAGCGGACCGGATGCTCGACATGGGCTTCCGCGAGGACATGGAGCGCATCCTCGCCGAGACGCCGCGCACCCGGCAGACGGTGCTCTTCTCCGCCACGTTCCCGGACACCATCGAGCAGATGAGCCGCGCGTTCCAGCGCTCGCCCACGCGCGTGACGGTGGAGTCGACGGACAGCGCGCCGACCATCCAGCAGGTGGCCTATCCGTGCACGCCCGAGGAGAAGTCGGCGCTCCTCTTGCGCATCCTCCAGCATCACCAGCCCGGCTCGGCCATCGTGTTCTGCAACCTCAAGGTGACGGTGGCCGAGGTGGCGCGCGGGCTCAGCCGAGCGGGCGTGAGCGCGGATGGACTGCAAGGGGACTTGGAGCAGGAGGAGCGCGACCGCGTGATGGCGAAGTTCCGCAATCACAGCACGCGCATCCTGGTGGCCACGGACGTGGCGGGGCGAGGCATCGACGTGGAGGCGTTGGACGCCGTCATCAACTTCGACGTGCCGGCGCAGCCCGAGCCGTATGTGCATCGCATCGGGCGGACGGGGCGCGCGGGGCGGACGGGGTTGGCGGTGTCGCTCGTCACGGCGCAGGACGCTCGCAAGGTGGAGACCATCGAGTCCGCCACGGGCGTGCGGCTGGAGCGCGCCAGCACGGAGGCGCTGCCGCCCGTGAGCGCGACGGGCGCGGCGGGGCTCGGCTCGCCGTGGGACACGCTGTGCATCCTGGCGGGGCGCAAGGACAAGATGCGGCCGGGAGACATCCTCGGCGCGCTGACGGGCGAGGCGGGCGGGCTGAACGCGAGCGACGTGGGCAAGATTGAGATCCAGGATCGCGTGGCCTACGTCGCGGTCGCCCGAAGCGTGTCGCGTCTCGCGTTCCAGTGCTTGAGCGAGGGACGCATCAAGGGACGCCGCCAGCGCATCGAGCGCGTGCGGTAG
- a CDS encoding SDR family oxidoreductase, translating to MSNDETTSPPPPEALPPVTLSLDEVRACTRVLQAVSENRFLLARLPEEDRIELLAAAGRMVHPDRTAKSRFAKALRRDRKETKRAHDREIRATTEIRSLRRSPVFTVPALPPPPPTEQAERILEVPRRCYVCKAEYRKLHFFYDTMCCDCADFNYAKRTQRAPLTGKVALITGARVKIGYQASLMLLRSGARVIATTRFPKDAAGRYMQEPDFSSWSHRLHIHGLDLRHAPSVELFARHIEQTHQRLDILINNAAQTVRRPPGFYAHLLDGEQRAFDTLPDAARTLLAGHEECVTALQPTLGAGGQDPSALAASWRSSDPALGIHSSAALSLQPYHLEQEGDTQALFPQGRLDADLQQVDLREVNSWRMKLAEVPTAEMLEVHLVNAVAPFILCGKLKPLMMKDRSKPGHIVNVSAMEGSFSRGTKTDRHPHTNMAKAALNMMTLTSAPDYAKDNIFMNAVDTGWVTDEDPALHAERKVKELDFQPPLDIVDGAARIVDPVMTSENTGEFVWGNFFKDYRHTAW from the coding sequence ATGAGCAACGACGAGACGACTTCTCCGCCCCCGCCCGAAGCGCTGCCCCCGGTCACCCTGTCGCTGGACGAGGTCCGCGCGTGCACGCGGGTCCTCCAGGCGGTGAGCGAGAACCGCTTCCTGCTGGCGAGGCTGCCGGAGGAGGACCGCATCGAGCTGCTCGCGGCGGCGGGCCGCATGGTGCACCCCGACCGGACCGCGAAGTCTCGCTTCGCCAAGGCGCTGCGCCGCGACCGCAAGGAGACGAAGCGCGCGCATGACCGCGAGATTCGCGCGACGACCGAGATTCGCTCGCTGCGCCGCTCCCCCGTGTTCACCGTGCCCGCGCTGCCGCCGCCGCCGCCCACCGAGCAGGCCGAGCGCATCCTGGAGGTCCCGCGCCGGTGCTACGTGTGCAAGGCGGAGTACCGCAAGCTGCACTTCTTCTACGACACGATGTGCTGTGACTGCGCGGACTTCAACTACGCCAAGCGCACGCAGCGCGCGCCGCTGACGGGCAAGGTCGCGCTCATCACCGGCGCTCGCGTGAAGATTGGCTATCAGGCGTCGCTCATGCTGCTGCGCTCGGGCGCGCGAGTGATTGCCACCACGCGCTTCCCCAAGGACGCGGCGGGCCGGTACATGCAGGAGCCGGACTTCTCCAGCTGGTCGCACCGGCTGCACATCCACGGGCTGGACCTGCGCCACGCGCCCAGCGTGGAGCTGTTCGCGCGGCACATCGAGCAGACGCACCAGCGGCTGGACATCCTCATCAACAACGCGGCGCAGACGGTGCGCCGTCCGCCCGGCTTCTACGCGCACCTGCTGGACGGTGAGCAGCGCGCCTTCGACACGCTCCCGGACGCGGCGCGCACGTTGCTCGCGGGCCATGAGGAGTGCGTCACGGCGCTCCAGCCCACGCTCGGCGCGGGAGGTCAGGACCCGTCGGCGCTCGCGGCGTCGTGGCGCAGCAGCGACCCCGCGCTGGGCATCCACTCGTCGGCGGCGCTGTCGCTCCAGCCGTATCACCTGGAGCAGGAGGGCGACACGCAGGCGCTCTTCCCGCAGGGGCGGCTGGACGCGGACCTCCAGCAGGTGGACCTGCGCGAGGTGAACTCCTGGCGGATGAAGCTGGCGGAGGTGCCCACCGCCGAGATGCTGGAGGTGCACCTGGTGAACGCGGTGGCGCCCTTCATCCTCTGCGGCAAGCTCAAGCCCTTGATGATGAAGGACCGCAGCAAGCCCGGGCACATCGTGAACGTGTCCGCCATGGAGGGCAGCTTCTCGCGCGGGACGAAGACGGACCGTCACCCGCACACGAACATGGCGAAGGCCGCGCTGAACATGATGACGCTGACCTCCGCGCCGGACTACGCGAAGGACAACATCTTCATGAACGCGGTGGACACGGGCTGGGTCACCGACGAGGACCCGGCCCTGCACGCCGAGCGCAAGGTGAAGGAGTTGGACTTCCAGCCGCCGCTGGACATCGTGGACGGAGCGGCGCGCATCGTGGACCCCGTGATGACCTCCGAGAACACCGGCGAGTTCGTCTGGGGCAACTTCTTCAAGGATTACCGTCACACGGCGTGGTAA
- a CDS encoding SDR family NAD(P)-dependent oxidoreductase: protein MARLELKNRWVVVTGASSGLGLEMARVLASQHGANIIAVARRADRLSALQAELESKHGVKVAPLAADLSRAGEPQRLFESAVAGRDVAGAILNAGVTFFGRALEQAPADFESMVATNITSLVDLSQRFSTHFLQQGTPSGLMLVASMAGFSPLPYQTAYAATKSFVISYGRGLAYELRKTGVSVTVFAPGGIATEMLELSGLSRKFKAGDLGIMSAEECARLAVRAFVRRKELSIPGLLNRLLALSMKLLPHGVIISRSGSMYAGGLKPSS from the coding sequence ATGGCCAGGTTGGAGCTGAAGAATCGCTGGGTGGTCGTCACCGGCGCGTCGTCGGGACTGGGGCTGGAGATGGCGCGCGTGCTCGCGAGCCAGCACGGCGCGAACATCATCGCCGTGGCCCGCCGCGCGGACCGGCTGAGCGCGCTGCAAGCGGAACTCGAGTCGAAGCACGGCGTGAAGGTGGCGCCGCTCGCCGCGGACCTCTCCCGCGCGGGTGAGCCTCAGCGCCTCTTCGAGTCCGCCGTGGCCGGGCGCGACGTGGCCGGCGCCATCCTCAACGCGGGCGTGACGTTCTTCGGCCGAGCGCTGGAGCAGGCCCCCGCGGACTTCGAGTCCATGGTGGCCACGAACATCACCAGCCTCGTGGACCTCTCGCAGCGCTTCTCCACGCACTTCCTCCAGCAGGGCACGCCGAGCGGCCTCATGCTGGTGGCCTCCATGGCCGGCTTCTCGCCGCTGCCGTACCAGACGGCCTACGCGGCCACGAAGTCCTTCGTCATCAGCTACGGGCGCGGGCTCGCCTACGAGCTGCGCAAGACGGGCGTGTCCGTGACGGTGTTCGCGCCCGGCGGCATCGCCACCGAGATGCTGGAGCTGTCCGGCCTCTCCCGGAAGTTCAAGGCAGGCGACCTGGGCATCATGTCCGCCGAGGAGTGCGCCCGGCTCGCGGTGCGCGCCTTCGTCCGGCGCAAGGAGCTGTCCATCCCTGGATTGCTCAACCGGCTGCTCGCCCTGTCCATGAAGCTCTTGCCCCACGGGGTCATCATCTCGCGCTCCGGCAGCATGTACGCCGGGGGGCTGAAGCCCTCGTCCTGA